The window CGCGCTGGGGCATCGTGGCCTTTGCCTCGTCGCTCGACCAGGCCGGGCCGATGACGCGAAGCGTGCGCGACGCGGCCATCATGCTGGGTGCCATGGCGGGGTTCGACAGGAAAGATTCGACTTCCGCCCAAGTCGCCGTGCCCGACTTCGAGGCGGCCCTGACGGGCGACGTGCGCGGCCTCAAGATCGGCATCCCCAAGGAGTACCGTGTCGACGGCATGCCGGCCGAGATCGAGGCGCTGTGGCGCAAAGGCGTCGACTGGCTGGAAGCGGCCGGCGCCGAGATCGTCGAGATCGGGCTTCCCCACACCAAGTACGCGCTGCCGGCCTATTACATCGTGGCCCCGGCCGAGGCCTCGTCGAATCTCGCGCGCTACGACGGCGTGCGCTACGGCCTCAGGGAGGAGGGTGCCGAGCTCATCGACATGTACGAAAGCACCCGTGCGGCGGGCTTCGGGCCCGAGGTCCAGCGCCGCGTGCTGATCGGCACCTACGTGCTCTCGGCCGGCTACTACGACGCCTACTACATCAAGGCCCAGCAGGTGCGCGAGCTGATCGCGAGGGATTTCCGAACCGCCTTTGCCGAAGTCGACGCCATTCTTACGCCGACCACGCCCTACGAAGCTTTTGCCATTGGCGAGCGGGCCGACGATCCCATCGCCATGTACCTTAACGACGTGCTCACGGTGCCGGCCAATCTGGCCGGGCTGCCGGGAATCTCCGTGCCGGCGGCGCTTTCCGAGAACGGCTTGCCGCTGGGCCTGCAGGTGCTGGCCAAGGCCTTCGACGACGAAACCGTGTTCCGCGTCGCCGGCGTGCTGGAAGAGGCGGCCGATTTTCAGGCCCAGCCCGAACGCTGGTGGGAGGCCGACTGATGGCGGCACTCCTGCAGGGCGCCACGGGCGAGTGGGAGGTCGTCGTCGGCCTCGAGGTCCACGCCCAGGTGATATCCGAGGCCAAGCTTTTTTCCGGCGCCGCCACGGCCTTCGGCGCCGAGCCCAACAGCCAGGTCTCGCTGGTCGATGCCGCCATGCCGGGCATGCTGCCGGTGATCAACCGGCAATGCATCGCCCAGGCCGTGCGTAGCGGGCTGGGGCTCAAGGCCGAGATCAATCTCTTTTCCGTTTTTGACCGCAAAAACTATTTCTATCCCGACCTGCCGCAGGGCTATCAGATCTCGCAGTTCAAGCAG of the Alphaproteobacteria bacterium genome contains:
- the gatA gene encoding Asp-tRNA(Asn)/Glu-tRNA(Gln) amidotransferase subunit GatA, which encodes MAGAADLTALTIAQAREGLRAGDFSARELAETHIAAVEAARPLNVMIRETPEKALQMAEASDERLRAGTAGPLEGIPVAVKDLFCTEGIATTAGSHILEGFVPPYESTITANLWQAGAVMLGKTNLDEFAMGSSNETSFFGPVLNPWRRGADDSGLVPGGSSGGSAAIVAAGAATSAIGTDTGGSIRQPAAFTGIVGMKPTYGRCSRWGIVAFASSLDQAGPMTRSVRDAAIMLGAMAGFDRKDSTSAQVAVPDFEAALTGDVRGLKIGIPKEYRVDGMPAEIEALWRKGVDWLEAAGAEIVEIGLPHTKYALPAYYIVAPAEASSNLARYDGVRYGLREEGAELIDMYESTRAAGFGPEVQRRVLIGTYVLSAGYYDAYYIKAQQVRELIARDFRTAFAEVDAILTPTTPYEAFAIGERADDPIAMYLNDVLTVPANLAGLPGISVPAALSENGLPLGLQVLAKAFDDETVFRVAGVLEEAADFQAQPERWWEAD